The DNA window AATCATGTTTGAAAGACCTGGAATATACATCACTACAGATTACATTCATAACATGATCTATGACTTGCAGTTACAATAGTTACTTACAATATCCCGACAAGATTCGCACATATATTACACCTGAAACAATTGTCTGTTGTCTTGACGTACATGATTTGGCAGTTAGCTTTAATTGCCTGTGAACTAGTCTTCACAAATATGCAAGTTCTATAATGCCGGTGcgttttgtatataatttattttttgatttagTGGTTTTGAGACTCGCAATGGTCTCTCAGAAGTCAGTTGGGCAGTTGTTGTCTTTGATTCATATCTGTCTTGATTGCTATTTgttgattgtttgtgttataacACACATGTAAAGttcctccttttaaaaaaacttatagAAAACAAAACGCTAAATGcaactgtatatatttttttcaggttgCTAATGATAGTGTTATAATTATCTGAACAATAGTATCGAAGTGCTGGCAAAAAAGGCGggcaaagtatttttttcttagaGCATAGACCTTTTTGGGCTCTTTACCTATTGCAGTTAAAATATCTCCTTGATAAATTGATCGAAATCATTTCAACATACAACTCTGAAATATTCTTTTGGGATTATTTCCTTGTGTACCTTACGGTAAAGCAGGAGTGAGATTTGAGTCAGGTAGATTTCCAGTTGATCATTTTATTACAACcaaatatattgtatacatgtaccttgCTAGACTAAATTTTGATTCAAACCCATTATTGAAAGAGGCtttagacatttcaaaattCGTTTGATTTACAAATTGTATATTCTTGGTAAACAAGgggcaaaacaaacaaaaaaaacagcgGAAAAGggaaactcatagatcgaaaataaactgacaaagccattgCTACTTTGTTGTAATAAGATATATCGTGATTATATGCAACCGAGATACTGAACAAAATGATAAACGGTCTGGTATGTATCGGTAGTcggattaaaacttaaaattgacatcTTTTCAACAGAATGAAACGTCTTAAGTTTTAAATGGTTGattatttatacaaaagtaACATACTTTCAATTTCGAATTTTGTGAAGTTCCCTTCAAGTACAAACTAAACCTTATACACGTATGTTGTTATATCAAGATAGACAAATTACACGGCAACGcgcagaaaaaaaacatttgttcgTAAAAGTGTTTATTTCATGCAAACAACAAAAATCTCTGATAGTAAGAAACCAATATTTTAGGAAACCTCAGCTGAACATGCGAAGAGATAAAAAATTTATGAGTTCATTATATTCTGAAAGAcagaatgtgtttttttatcagACCCAGAATTGGAacttttaatgtaaataatttaaaatgttgtcTATTCTAGGGATGAATGATATTAGCTTTTTGGGATATAATATACAGTGTAGGAAACTATATGTATAAGAAAGAATAACAAATACCATCAGAGCTCATATATACAATATAGAACACATAGAACAACACATTTTCCAAATAATCAAACGTAATACCTTGCAAGCCAGATTAAAGTTTCTTTAGggatttgttttaatatgtttttctttccaTATCTGTCTTTTGTGTTCAGTATCATTATGTGTTTTAGGAgtttctcgctgtattgaagacctattggtgaccttattttgttgtttgttctttggtgagattgttgtcactttgacacattctctaTGTCGATTctaagtttcatttaatttagtttttcctttcttttttctttttcttttgctttaattcatttttttctttttcgtttTGTTTGAATGCGATTATAATCATTTTCACAACCTTTCAATATTGTATCACATGTACATTGCCTACCTTGACTAACAAAACATAACACAATAATCGGTGTATACAAAACCAATGCGTGGAACTCCATTTTGTGATCCACAGGCTTCTTTGAAAATGTTGAATGTTCCTGTCTTAAAAGTAACACAAACTTTCATCACGAATATTCTTAAATTCATGACTCGTTTTCTATCTATACATATTCATTTGACTTCCATTGACAACACGTGGTTCGTATGATTGAACCTATAGATaattaataaatagaaaattaatcATGGTACAAATATACCTTACAGGTTTTTTTCGATTCACTATGTTTTCTATTTATACTAATCATTCAGCAGATTTATATGCTACACTTTCGTTGTTAATACGAACTTGGTACTTTATGTTTACTACATAAAAATCATTGAAACAATTTTTAAGCAAACACCGAACTCTACGTATCaaatggaaaatgaaaaaatcaaacatcaaGCTAATGGACACTTCTGTATATACTTTGTAGGaactaaataaagaaaaatatgaaaagttacCTCCTGATATAAGTGTTGTCGTCCTTTACTACGTTTTAAGAATTATCGTCGACATCCCGGATATtctacatgtttttttcttgttcgattgctgtttttctaaaatatatcaaGTAACAGCTATAGCCAGTTTATCTATCAACTTTAGTcaagaacaaaataaatcatatatgaGGAGGGTTAAAACAGTAATGAAAATGATGTAACGAGTATAGTTTTCGAAATAGGAAATAATACAACGCTTTtaatgtcttttgatttgattaaatacataaaattaatgctagtattaaaacagttttttttttacgaaagCCATCATTTTGAGCAGTACCCCACATTTTAAGACTTTCAGATGATGCGAAGATCAAAATGTTCGCATCTCTGttgtaaataacatttttatttatgaaaaagtatataaataacaaacataaaagggcagaaacaaaataaaaggtTCGTGCCCTTGTTTCTGAAGTAAAtagtataataacaaaaaatcctgaactccaaggaaacaGAGGAAATACAAAAAATAGCATTATTATTAAATGGGCATAGTCAAAatctcaaacatatcaaacgaatggatcagaaattttatattcttgacttggtataTGTATCTCTCTaatttttttctacatgtacaattgctatcttttttctttcaatcaCTCGATTAAAggattttatgaaattaaaaaaaaaagcttttaaactatctatactattaaacgagaagacctagTTTTATGTGTCGCTGCTCTTCCTCTCACAACGAATTAACCATAATGCCTCTGTGTTCTATAGGTACcgtgcatagtcgcatttgtaaTCTATTCTTATGACAATTcagtttggggggggggggggggggggggcaaacataaacatgataaggCATCCGGATAAAAATGGTTATTAGAACAAATTAAATacacttaaatatttattatatacgtATATCCATAGTTTACAGACAACAGAAACAACATAACAACGGACTTTGAAAAAAGAGAGAGGGCTTAAAAATGCCGTCCACGTACATGTACCTATATTCTTTTTGATCTCATTTCTTAAATTCCCcagacataattttattttagttacaAAAATCATCCTCCAATAGGTAACATACTTTCAACCGAGCTTTAAATGCCTGCAATTTCGCTTTTACGTCAAACAGGACTTCCAGTTTTGCACTTGCACATACATTTCATAAGAGTAATCGGGGTGAGGACACTGATTATCGCGTTATAAAGACTCTCTAATAGAATAGCATTGATCGTCTAGGAGAAGAAACAAACGCGAAAAATAATGGGAtttaacagaaacaaaataataaaggaCTGTGTAAGCAACGAAAAGGGCTCAAACTGTTTCAAAGTACCtatgaatttttatactttttctgaaattgtcaAGACATGAAgtcttttattgaaattttccaGACACAGCTACACACTTACAATTAAGCTCTAAATCCCCGCGACTTCGCgtggtattgtttgttttgaaattacaaaaagaacaTTACAATGTAGGTTAAATGTGTACAATTTGTATTGGTACTTCATAGATAGCACTAGAGGATTccgaatatttgaagaaaacaaaatcaataacaagAATAGTTAACATTATTACGACTACCATAagcttaatttatttatttaaaatacaatcgACTGAAAATCACTGAAGTGCATTGTAATTCATCCTTTAACATTTCCGGTTGACAATAAATACACTTGCATAACTCACACGGGAAACAGTTGCGCGATAGTAAAGTGAAGCATATAGCGCGTGTGAAGTATATTTAAATGGTGATTGCATAGAGAAGTCGTAAGTAATATGTTATTCCTGTTTTAGAATAATCGGCCGAGTTAATTCATTTAGTCATACACAATGTAATGTATTTTATACACATAGGTATGCAATATATAGAGTTACACTTTGATCTATtgttatatatctattttaacaaGCACAGCTACTGTATTACGTTGTCTGCATGTTTGATTTGCAATGCTTGAAAACTCGTCAAAtgattgtgttataattttccGTTTACTTTTGTGTATTGTGAAAACCATTACGCGACACAACTTgaacaaaagttttagtaaatGTATTAAGTTCTCAACCGTGTGACAACGTCATTCTATATAGAACGACATTAAAGTAAATAGTGAACGACTtgatatattaaacaaaagacacaatTCATTGATAGAAGAAGATTGAATTACTTTTTTTGACggatataaaatttaaaattagtttattgtgtttaaacttttaaagtttaaatacaCCTCGGAACAAAGGAAGAcatttttatatactagtaacaaTTTTGTTACTAGCGATTATTCTGCATATAAGTATTTGTCAAGAGACTCAATTTAAGCATGTTGTTAGATGGATGCGTACATTTATGCAAAGGTTTACGAGCATAATACTTTGTAAGTTGGGATACTCCTAtccaaatttatttatcaaaatgagaTAAAATGCATAATCAATAAATAAACgaaatttaaaagacaaatcacattaaattacatttgtagttaaaatattgcattcagatattatcaatattattacctacatcattttgtacataatCCAGCCTAAAGAAATAACGAACATGCAGTCTTCTAACATTATTATCACACTGAAACAAACCTAAAAGACTGCTAGGAATAAAAAGCACATGCATTTGTCGTTTTAATATTAAACGACACGATCACAATTGTGTTCagtcttctttcatttccaagTAATACATATtgcatttgttttcaatcgataTTTATTGTTATAAGATATACCTTAGCTTGATAATTGTAGTAATACATTACATTTGTTTGCGATTGTCGAAGTGTGTGTTTAAGGGGGATATATTTGGTTACATACTTCCTGTTCATATTCCATGCAATGCAGatatatttaaatgacataCAAAGTAACATTATAACGAAATTCAAAGTTCATGTTTTTCCTTTGTAGGggttttaataacaaaaatatctgtGGTGATGTATTTGCCTTAGACAGGGTTGTGGTATTGTTTCaatataacattgagaatggaaattgggaatgtgtcaaagatacaacaacccgaccatagaaaagacaaaagcagaaggtcaccaacgccatactaaactccgaattgtACACAatcaactaaaataaaaaataaaacaagactaactAAGGCCCGAGGcatctgacttgggacaggcgcaaaaatgcggcggggtttatgagatctcaaccctcctctataccatatatgtcaatgaagaaaagtaaaagcataacaatacgcacattaaaattcactTCAAATGTCATAATTTTACTTTAGCTTAATACATACTATGTActcttattatattttgtagaaatGCATCAAATTTGATCAGTTAAAcacattaattttaatattttactttataaaaggctttgggtttttctttttttcgcTCTCATTCTGAATGAACGACGAAATTGGCAAAGAAACTATTAAATTAATGCGCTTGATTATTATATCTTCAGAAGTATGCTATATCTGCTAGCATAGTCTTGGTTAACGTATCAACGTATCATTTGTGTTTCCTCAACATGAGACTACACGTGCTGgtcttgtttgaatttgttatgTGTGTCTGCTTTATAAATACAGGTAAGAACAACACATTAACATAAGGGATGGTCTGGTTGGGGTTCTTTATATCAATATTCTGTAGCATTTTCTCACTATTCTGTTATTGATTTGCGCATTACTCTACTTGTATCctttattatttaattgattttgccCGTTTTccttttttcgtttttgtttgcTACTTTTGTTTATTCTccgtatttttacttttttatttaaatgttatgcCCATTTCCTTTTATCCTGCAACCCAGGCCGAATCCCATAACATGCATACGAGTATCAAAGAAATCAACGAAGTTTGGTATTCAACTAATAGTAAGGAATTCATAGTACATCATTTAAGCTATAATGGTCAAAAAATTGATTTTCGAAGAAGAAGAACTCTAATCGTACTTATTCAATCAACAgttcatcaatataaaatataatgaaaatacaacaactaTTTCAATTTCACTTGATATGGTGGGTCTATAACTTCCAAACAATCTTACACTTGTGTGAAAATACACTAAGCAAAATGTGGAAtcatattttgttgataattttctatattttattaaagcagAATTTAATAAACTTTTGTAGAAATTTCGTTAGACGTTTTTAACAGACTATTGAAGTTTAtgttataataaacatttttcaaagatacTAGTCTTTCTAATTAGGGAAGAAATCTAGGAATAAGATTTGAAAACAatcgttttttatgtgtattttttttcttcggaAATTTGcattgtataaatataagacatgtcataaaaatgtacatgattgtggtatttgttttcaaattaaatatgcCATGCATGTGATATGAATCTTATACTTTCTACGTAGCTAttattgtatttacattttcttGTTAACGTTATATAACGAAGATCAAGGGATGCATGTACATAATTATATGCAACTTATAACAGAGAAGAAAaactcattttgtttttcaatttatatttcagtttttgcatatatgtttgtcttttcaacTAATATGACTGATGATAACGGTAGAATATATGAATACAACTTGGAGACTAGAACTGTATCATATCTATTAACAAATATACAGAGTGACGTGTATTCTATCACTTACGATTATAACAATGGATATATCTATTTTCCAAGACTTCACAAGAACGACATACAGAGGTAAGATAATAACatcattttcataaaacaaagTATGGAAAGAAAACTAGGGGTTAGTTTGCAAAATATCTAATGGCACTACATGGATAAAATCAAAGGATTTCGAAACTCTGTCAAACATTCAAAACCAAAAGGAGCAAAATCCTTAGGTGAATATTGACATGTCATTTGAATATGTATAACGAACCTATCCAATTTAGAGATATACTTTGTTAATGGTTTGATAATTCAAAAATAGGATACAAGCAACAACTTCAAATTTCAAGGCACCCAATGCGCATTATTTATCTTTAGTGATGTATAAGGTGGGAATATCCAAAAACAAAATCGTTATTCATacgtttaaaatttcataaaaccaAAAGGGTCATTCGTGATAATGCAAAACCTTGATAAGGAATCAGAGCTATGACTGtagtaataaattttattacaacaaatgaaatatattaaacagCCATATTTCTATATGTTACCGAGGTACTGGATGTTGAGCTAGTTATACTGTTTTATGATTACAGTCCATCGTTAAGGTCAAACTTATGATTGAATCAACACTTATGATACACATGTTACTGcacctttttttaataaatgtatctTCAGTGATGATTGAGaccaatatatttgaaaatgaaaaactaaattCAAACGTTGAACATATACAGCTAATCTGATTCTACATTTTGAAATGCAATTTGTGAGTcaagaatataacagttgttttccattcatttaAGGTGTTTTAGCTTTTGGCTAGGCTATTTTATGCATGACATTCCGATATAAATGAGCTTTTTAAACAAGTTTTATTCTTAGGTTTAAGTATCCATCAGATCAACCCTACACATCAGAGTTTGTGATTAATGCGAGTGTACCAATAGGTATTGCTATTGATCCGTTATACGACCAAGTGTATTGGACTGAATATAATGCCGGAAATATTTATAGATGTAATTTAGATGGATCTGGTAAATCACGTGTCCTCAATGATGATCCACTATTTGCCCTAACATTAGACTATCAAAACAGGtttgtatcaattttgttattttaataaatatcaaaacgaCTCCACTTCACGTCTGAGAACGCTTATATAAACCATTGAATAAAAATTGGGTAAAATCTTGAACAGATCAGGGGATATATTACACTCAGGTCAACATTAATTTAGGATGTAGGAACCTTATTGTTttcgtcaatataaatttactATATCGATAAAGTATGCTTTTTTGCTGTTCATGTACTGATAATGTTTTATGGATGAATACCccatatcattttatttttttctgttaaacgTCATTCTTATTGTTATGCACTAATTTTGGAAAGAGGAAATcgttgtgtacatgtatatcaaatgcTATTCCTATCgttaaaaacacaaatatccTAGCAATCTAATTCAACActgatattttgtctttttttgttgttgattgttATAGATCTAATAGTAAATTAAGTAACGCATGTTTCAAAATGTTATAGCACTGAATTAGGAAAACTAAGCACAATTCATAAAGTGATGTTTCAATGTTCTtcttttcaaatcaaaattgtaGATGGTTGTATTATAGTACAACACTAACGACACCAATAAGAAGTATACAACGATCACGATTGGATGGTACTGAAATACATACCGTGATTAAAGAGGAGGCTTCAGATATAAGTATAGGTATGTTATAGTAAGGAGCATAGAACAATCGTTATTAATTTGTCTTTGAAAAGTATCACATACATGTAGGtgaaaaataacatgatttacaagtttatataattcataaactttttttaatatagtcTTTGTAgtgatttctttattatttgtgtttttaataCTGTTCTttcctgttttctttttttttacattggtgTTACTTTGGCTATGCCGAGCGGGTTGTTTATAGACCTTATTatccattagtttgatgtgttcgAGCCTTTTCATTTGCATAGGATAACTTTCCAGAATTTGCCTTGAAGttctgttttttatttgatttttacttttaacttcCCATGAGGGTCTTTCACTGTCGCTTTTTGCACACCcgtacattatttatatattaaagctcGTTTGCTATGCGATGCCATCAGTAACATTGTATTTTCATGAACGTAAATTATGTCTTACGTGTTAGCTTTAAagtcaggttttttttacctgaaaaaatatgaatccTATAAAAATCTTCTATTGATCAACACAAAGATTCGGTTTTGACATTTGTATATACTTACATATTTATCAAACGGAATTGATAAAGTAATGCAAAATAATCAAAGCGCttttcaatagttatcaaatcgAATTAgcgaaaacaaatctgggtcacaaaccaaattcgaatattatatttatttgaataaatattaattagTAAATTGATACCAAATTAAAGTGATTGTCACACCTGCATTTTGACACAACTGAAATCTTGCGATACATAACTAGGTATTTCATTAGGTCATGTTTTTTCGTTGACTGAACATTATGTATCTGCACTAGATCTATTAGATGTTGTTTGTGAACTGACTAATAGTTTGGTCTTGATATGATCTTCTATCGATGGTAATTGTTAATGGCTATGAACTATATGTCAGTCAAGCATATGTTGTTTGCGTCTTTTATGTTGGGTGGGATGTACACATACCCTACTATATCcgtttttttatagatatatactGATTTATATCTATGTAATTTCCGTAAATGctcttttcaactgatttgtatagtttgaCCGTATATTGAAATGTTATACGTCACTGTCCCATATTGGTGccttcaaatttattaaaaagttaaaagccAGGAGTTTAAATTCAGCGATTGTTGTTAATTCATGCCTGTCATATTGTTGATGATACTGATGCATAGGATAACGGCAAAAGGTagaaattatatcaaataaaaatagacagaaagaaagaaagaaactaTATACATGTGTTTTCAGTTCGTCGTACgctgtcgttaacttttacaaaaatatttcttgaccacaatcatcaaaaacgagagagagagagagaaataCATCAAAGATTATGTGTCTGAATGATAGTATATGTTGAAAAGATggtataaaaatgtatacatacatttacttttttactacataaatatataaatgtagcAATATTTATCGGTGCTCTGAATACATAtctaaaacaataaatgtttttattttagattacaaagacgAAAGAATTTATTGGATGAACTTCGCGACAGGTGATTTGAAATCTGCTAATCTAAACGGAACTGGTGACAGGAAAGTGTTTAGCACGAATACGACCATAAAAAACGTAGGCATCCATGTACTTGATAGCGAAATATACTGTGTCAATTTCAATCAGATACTTAAAGTCACATTGTCACCAGTGAAATCTGCAAGAGTCATATACCCAGGTACCACAAGGATCTatggtttatttgtttataaggAAAAAGGTAAATACTAGCATAAACATTTACCCAACTTTTAGTTAAATGATCAAATCTCACCTTAcaatgaagaataaaaaaacatgactaCACACAAAAAAGAGGGaatcaattttaatatacattgaGTGAGACTAATGCAccaactgaactccgaggacaATTCCGTTAGttcataatcaaatggcaaaatcaaaagctcaaataattcaaacgagtgGACAACGACGTTCCTGCTCCTGAactggtacaggcatttccttatgtagtgaatggtagattaaacctggttttagactaagttaaaattttaatcttttatgcTAAAATAAATTATCGATAAATCtatgattcaaataaaaaacatttattaaattgaaaCTTGATGTACACCTTAAAGTCGTTATAAGTATTTTTCTATCGATATAGTATTGcattaaataatatatgtatatgtgaGTGTTCAAAGCTTCTGGCATGTTCATGACTCTAACATGAAAGATAGTTTAATCTAATTGTCTACTGTTTTAGATATTATTAATATAGCATCTCTGTGGCAGTATAGTTCATATCTTTCTCTTTTTATGTGTTGTTTAGCTCGTGCGATAACAAAAAATAGTTACTGCTTGACGCTTTCATGCAAAAATATATAGCTTAACCTAATTGTTTCACGTCTTCGCAGATTAAACACAAGATACCATAGTTATTATGGTTATGAGCGtgtcacaaaaatattttttctaaaaaaaacccaaaacgcATATAACGTCTAAAAGAGCGTCGAAAGATACCATCGGTAGAGTCAAACTCAAAGTTCGAACgtaaaatgacaacgccatactaaataattaaaaacaaacagaaaatacttgtacacaatacacaacatagaaaactaaagaataaacaacaagaaGCCCGACAAAACCTTGCGGTCATCTCAGGTGATCAGGGTAGgaagatcctgttccacatatGTCACCCGTTAAAATATTTCTACTTTGGTATTCAGAATGtgaatttttatataatcaGTTCTTTTATACATTAATAATGCAAAACTAGTTTTTGATGTTCTTTGCATATGTCTTACTAACCTAGCttctttgttgtattgtttcATATGCATGACATGTTGACCGATACGATTCTATTCtacatttatttaagaattgaatgcttttcTGTAACCTCATTGGGGTGTAAAGGCGTTGAACgaggtacattttgtatgaagcgcggaagcgttCCATTCTAATGATGTGTGCACGGTTAACGCCTTTACAACGtgatgaagttacaaaaagaagcattcaatacttataattacattttagctatgatcatgcaTCCACAATGTTTATCAAGTTTTTCTctaatttacctgtgcactttatggTGGGAACATATACCACCATgaatgatacattttattgtgtaatgaagTTGATTAAGGAATAACGCGAGATTACAgtttagccaatcaaaataacgtattttaatgaaacatacatctaatgtaattattctaTGTTTTATAATCGATACATTCTAGTTGTAAATCAATCGCAAAGTTTGATAACAAAGTAGCTTAGTTTTTATATACGTCCTAATATAAACGAGATGCGGAAAAAGAAGGACGGACAAACTAATAAgtcgaaaaaaaaactgaccaggccatggctaaaaagtaTAGACCAACAGCCGATCAAAGGTACACACGATACAAAATAGATAACTAAAGAGTAAGCAACACGAGACCATCAAAGCTTAGGTTGCCCTGGATGTACACAGATCCTGTTGCACAGGCAGCacacgtcgtgttgcttatattaAAGAaccatgaaattatttttaacttggTTTAATTGTATTATGATATTTGGTATTCTGT is part of the Mytilus trossulus isolate FHL-02 chromosome 13, PNRI_Mtr1.1.1.hap1, whole genome shotgun sequence genome and encodes:
- the LOC134694960 gene encoding low-density lipoprotein receptor-related protein 6-like; translated protein: MRLHVLVLFEFVMCVCFINTVFAYMFVFSTNMTDDNGRIYEYNLETRTVSYLLTNIQSDVYSITYDYNNGYIYFPRLHKNDIQRFKYPSDQPYTSEFVINASVPIGIAIDPLYDQVYWTEYNAGNIYRCNLDGSGKSRVLNDDPLFALTLDYQNRWLYYSTTLTTPIRSIQRSRLDGTEIHTVIKEEASDISIDYKDERIYWMNFATGDLKSANLNGTGDRKVFSTNTTIKNVGIHVLDSEIYCVNFNQILKVTLSPVKSARVIYPGTTRIYGLFVYKEKGKY